The proteins below come from a single Micromonospora citrea genomic window:
- a CDS encoding ArsR/SmtB family transcription factor, producing MEYVGTALAEMTMPQISPLAGEPIERADAERLAGVLKALADPARLRLLSLIQSAPEGEACVCDLTAPLGLSQPTVSHHLRILTEAGLLEREKRGVWAYYRLVPTAIATIADLLTPPRKRATKKAR from the coding sequence ATGGAATACGTGGGAACTGCGTTGGCTGAAATGACCATGCCTCAGATCTCGCCGCTTGCCGGCGAGCCGATCGAACGTGCCGATGCCGAGCGTCTCGCCGGGGTCCTCAAGGCCCTCGCCGACCCCGCCCGGCTCCGGCTGCTCAGCCTGATCCAGTCGGCGCCCGAGGGCGAGGCGTGCGTGTGTGACCTGACCGCGCCGCTCGGCCTCTCGCAGCCGACGGTCAGTCACCATCTGCGCATCCTCACCGAGGCCGGCTTGCTGGAGCGGGAGAAGCGCGGTGTCTGGGCCTACTACCGGCTGGTGCCGACCGCGATCGCCACGATCGCGGATCTGCTGACCCCGCCGCGCAAGCGCGCCACCAAGAAGGCTCGCTGA
- a CDS encoding DedA family protein yields MPTPTTTLALGPSWLDPEVLISTFGLIGILVIVFAESGLLIGFFLPGDSLLFTAGLLTADGKYITYPLWLVCLLITLAAIAGDQVGYAFGRKVGPALFRRPNSKLFKQENVLKAHDFFEKYGARSIVLARFVPIVRTFTPIVAGVSRMNYRTFVVYNVIGGILWGTGVTVLGYFLGQIPFVKANIEMILIAIVALSVIPIAVELLRARMAAKRGTTPQERAAAEEAIRETREHYGKH; encoded by the coding sequence GTGCCGACGCCCACCACCACCCTGGCCCTGGGGCCGAGCTGGCTCGATCCAGAGGTGTTGATCTCGACGTTCGGGCTGATCGGCATCCTGGTCATCGTCTTCGCCGAGTCCGGCCTGCTGATCGGGTTCTTCCTGCCGGGTGACTCGCTGCTGTTCACGGCGGGGCTGCTCACCGCCGACGGGAAGTACATCACCTACCCGCTGTGGCTGGTCTGCCTGCTCATCACCCTCGCGGCGATCGCCGGCGACCAGGTGGGTTACGCGTTCGGTCGCAAGGTCGGCCCCGCGCTCTTCCGCCGGCCGAACTCGAAGCTGTTCAAGCAGGAGAACGTGCTCAAGGCGCACGACTTCTTCGAGAAGTACGGCGCGCGCTCCATCGTGCTGGCCCGCTTCGTGCCGATCGTGCGGACGTTCACGCCGATCGTGGCCGGGGTCAGCCGGATGAACTACCGCACCTTCGTCGTCTACAACGTGATCGGCGGCATTCTCTGGGGCACGGGCGTGACCGTGCTCGGCTACTTCCTGGGCCAGATCCCGTTCGTCAAGGCGAACATCGAGATGATCCTGATCGCCATCGTGGCGCTCTCGGTCATCCCGATCGCCGTCGAACTGCTCCGGGCGCGGATGGCCGCCAAGCGTGGCACCACCCCGCAGGAGCGGGCCGCCGCCGAGGAGGCGATCCGGGAGACCCGCGAGCACTACGGCAAGCACTGA
- a CDS encoding LCP family protein: protein MIEDDLRAAFARHEPLTPAAGPVRAAIDRLAAVRRRRRQRLRAAGVALALLAVLGVGVPRLAPDRVAPDAALLPGTAAPAPTGALNVLLLGLDGSKAEDGRRADSVLLVHVPADRSQVYLVSLPRDVEVPIPGHGTDKLNVAFPLGAGGTSDPSRGYDLTRRVVGDLTGVRVDAGAVLTYPALKRLTDEVDGVEVCLPREVRSFHTRRVFPAGCQRLDGTASMDLLRQRLELPGGGFDRDRHARLFAAGLVRRAVEQGALTNPARLHALLGAARLTTVDGASLVGLVGVLPQLKSVEPVGLSLPVTPLDRSDWRLRPDPERAPALFAALREDRLAQWAAQNPGRVERLG, encoded by the coding sequence ATGATCGAGGACGACCTGCGTGCCGCCTTCGCCCGGCACGAGCCGCTGACTCCCGCCGCCGGTCCGGTGCGCGCCGCGATCGACCGGCTCGCCGCCGTCCGTCGCCGACGCCGTCAGCGCCTCCGGGCGGCGGGCGTCGCGCTGGCCCTGCTCGCGGTGCTGGGGGTCGGGGTGCCCCGGCTCGCCCCCGACCGCGTCGCCCCCGACGCGGCGCTGCTCCCCGGGACGGCCGCGCCGGCGCCCACGGGGGCGCTGAACGTCCTGCTGCTCGGCCTGGACGGCTCGAAGGCCGAGGACGGCCGAAGAGCAGACTCGGTGCTGCTGGTGCACGTCCCGGCGGACCGCAGCCAGGTCTACCTGGTCTCGCTGCCCCGCGACGTGGAGGTGCCCATCCCCGGTCACGGCACCGACAAGCTCAATGTCGCCTTCCCGCTCGGCGCCGGTGGCACGTCCGACCCGAGCCGCGGCTACGACCTGACCCGCCGGGTGGTCGGCGATCTGACCGGCGTACGCGTCGACGCCGGCGCGGTGCTCACCTATCCGGCGCTGAAGCGGCTCACCGACGAGGTCGACGGGGTCGAGGTGTGCCTGCCGCGCGAGGTCCGCTCCTTCCACACCCGGCGGGTCTTCCCGGCCGGCTGCCAGCGGCTCGACGGCACCGCCTCGATGGACCTGCTGCGCCAGCGGCTGGAACTGCCCGGGGGCGGTTTCGACCGGGACAGGCACGCCCGACTCTTCGCCGCGGGACTGGTCCGGCGGGCCGTCGAGCAGGGGGCGCTGACGAATCCGGCCCGGCTCCACGCGCTGCTCGGCGCCGCCCGCCTGACGACGGTCGACGGGGCGTCCCTGGTCGGGCTGGTGGGAGTGCTGCCGCAGTTGAAGTCCGTCGAGCCGGTGGGGCTCAGCCTCCCCGTCACGCCGCTCGACCGCTCCGACTGGCGGCTGCGGCCGGACCCGGAGCGGGCCCCGGCGCTCTTCGCCGCGCTGCGCGAGGACCGGTTGGCGCAGTGGGCGGCCCAGAACCCGGGCCGGGTCGAGCGGTTGGGCTGA
- a CDS encoding aldehyde dehydrogenase family protein translates to MSPDTSERLPVVNPATEEVFAWAPSASVRDTAAAVEAARRAFDEGPWRRTTPRERSRYLLRLADAMERRRDDLVDLAVKEGGFPVAAAGVVHVQTPIDLLRDVADRLLPAFSFTVPLGPHTGMTLTGQPQTTQGVVAHEAIGVAALITPFNAPIAGAIHKMAWALAAGCTVVVKPSPYTPLEVLALGEFVEEAGFPPGVVNIITGGLDASVELTTHPGVDIVSFTGSDAVGRRVMAQAAGGLKKVVLELGGKSANIIFADADLDRAALEVVGNMVANCGQGCLLLTRTLVEKSVHDELVAKVLALMPAVKVGDPADPTTTMGPLIRDEERLRVEGMIRQGVAEGAQIGWGGDRPSGLDRGFYLEPTLLVDVDNAMSVARREVFGPVGSVIPFRDDADAVRIANDSDFGLNAGVFTQDFLRAKAVAGQIRSGMVNINSSFGVHPDAPFGGYKHSGLGREGGTYGIQEFLEQKAISWPVGKL, encoded by the coding sequence GTGTCGCCCGACACCTCCGAGCGGCTCCCGGTCGTCAATCCCGCGACGGAGGAGGTGTTCGCCTGGGCACCGTCGGCGTCGGTCCGGGACACGGCCGCGGCGGTGGAGGCCGCGCGCCGGGCGTTCGACGAGGGACCGTGGCGGCGCACGACGCCCCGGGAACGCAGCCGATACCTTCTCCGGCTCGCCGACGCGATGGAGCGGCGTCGCGACGACCTGGTGGACCTGGCCGTCAAGGAGGGGGGGTTCCCGGTGGCCGCGGCCGGCGTCGTGCACGTCCAGACGCCGATCGATCTGCTGCGCGACGTGGCCGACCGCCTGTTGCCGGCGTTCTCGTTCACGGTCCCGCTCGGCCCGCACACCGGGATGACGTTGACCGGCCAGCCGCAGACCACCCAGGGCGTGGTGGCCCACGAGGCGATCGGCGTGGCCGCGCTGATCACGCCGTTCAACGCCCCGATCGCCGGCGCGATTCACAAGATGGCGTGGGCGCTGGCCGCCGGATGCACGGTCGTGGTGAAGCCGTCGCCCTACACTCCGCTGGAGGTTCTGGCGCTCGGCGAGTTCGTCGAGGAGGCCGGCTTCCCGCCCGGCGTGGTCAACATCATCACCGGTGGCCTGGACGCGAGCGTAGAGCTGACTACCCACCCGGGCGTTGACATCGTGAGCTTCACCGGCTCGGACGCGGTCGGACGCCGGGTGATGGCTCAGGCCGCCGGCGGCCTGAAGAAGGTCGTGTTGGAGCTCGGCGGCAAATCGGCCAACATCATCTTTGCCGACGCGGACCTCGACCGGGCCGCGCTGGAGGTGGTGGGCAACATGGTCGCCAACTGCGGCCAGGGATGCCTGCTGCTCACCCGGACCCTCGTCGAGAAGTCCGTGCACGACGAACTGGTCGCCAAGGTGCTGGCCCTGATGCCCGCGGTGAAGGTGGGTGATCCGGCCGATCCCACGACGACGATGGGGCCGCTCATCCGCGACGAGGAACGGCTGCGGGTGGAAGGCATGATCCGGCAGGGCGTGGCCGAAGGCGCCCAAATCGGCTGGGGCGGAGACCGCCCGAGCGGACTGGATCGGGGCTTCTATCTGGAGCCGACACTGCTGGTCGACGTCGACAACGCGATGAGCGTCGCACGCCGGGAGGTGTTCGGCCCGGTCGGCTCGGTGATCCCGTTCCGGGATGACGCCGATGCGGTACGCATCGCCAACGACAGCGACTTCGGCCTCAACGCGGGCGTCTTCACCCAGGACTTCCTGCGGGCAAAGGCGGTGGCCGGCCAGATCCGCAGCGGCATGGTGAACATCAACTCCTCGTTCGGCGTGCACCCGGACGCGCCCTTCGGCGGGTACAAGCACAGTGGGCTCGGACGCGAGGGAGGCACGTACGGCATCCAGGAGTTCCTCGAACAGAAGGCGATCTCCTGGCCGGTCGGAAAGCTGTAA
- the pyrE gene encoding orotate phosphoribosyltransferase has translation MGDRDDLRKFITDLAVVHGRVVLSSGREADWYVDLRRVTLHHQAAPLVGRVMRELTADWDYDAVGGLTLGADPVAMAMLHASSATDHPLDAFVVRKAGKAHGLQRRIEGPDVAGRRVLAVEDTSTTGGSVLTAVEALREVGADIAGVAVIVDRGAGDAVRAAGLPYRAAYTLADLGLVA, from the coding sequence ATGGGGGACCGCGACGACCTGCGTAAATTCATTACCGACCTGGCGGTGGTCCACGGCCGGGTGGTGCTCTCCTCGGGGCGCGAGGCGGACTGGTACGTCGATCTGCGCCGCGTCACGCTCCATCACCAGGCCGCTCCGTTGGTGGGCCGGGTGATGCGCGAGCTGACCGCCGACTGGGACTACGACGCGGTGGGCGGGCTCACCCTGGGGGCCGACCCGGTGGCGATGGCGATGCTGCACGCCTCGTCCGCGACCGATCATCCGCTGGACGCGTTCGTGGTCCGCAAGGCGGGCAAGGCGCACGGCCTCCAGCGCCGGATCGAGGGGCCCGACGTGGCGGGCCGGCGCGTGCTGGCGGTGGAGGACACCTCCACCACCGGGGGAAGCGTGTTGACGGCGGTCGAGGCCCTTCGCGAGGTCGGGGCCGACATCGCCGGTGTGGCGGTTATTGTTGATCGTGGCGCCGGCGACGCGGTGCGAGCCGCCGGACTGCCTTATCGGGCGGCCTATACGTTGGCTGACCTCGGCCTTGTGGCGTAA
- a CDS encoding 3' terminal RNA ribose 2'-O-methyltransferase Hen1, which produces MLLTLTTTHRPATDLGHLLVKHPDRAHSFDVPVGTAYVFYPEAGEQRCTAALLLEVDPLRLAGARGKGRGRQQAATPEGFTLGRYVNDRPYAASSLLSSALSRVYRSALRGESRERPELAGTPIPLEVRVPVLRCRGGADVAVRMFAPLGWAVTAAPIPLDERHPEWGDSRYVDLTLTGTLRVADALNHLYVLLPVLDDAKHYWVAPDEVDKLLRAGEGWLADHPERGTITRRYLAHRRALAGLALARLAEQRLADEPAGADADTVDGDAGEGIVRQPSLAARRREAVLAALTEAGASRVLDLGCGGGALLAALVGDRRFTEVVGTDVSPHALTTAARRLRLERLPERQRDRIRLWQSALTYRDDRLRGYDAAVLMEVIEHVDPPRLPALEDAVLGHARPATVVVTTPNVEYNVRYEGLPAGRFRHADHRFEWTRAEFAAWVDRVCATYGYTAAISGVGGDDPEVGAPTQLAVLTRKEAP; this is translated from the coding sequence GTGCTGCTCACCCTGACCACCACGCACCGCCCGGCGACCGACCTCGGGCACCTGCTGGTCAAGCACCCCGACCGCGCCCACTCCTTCGACGTCCCGGTCGGCACCGCGTACGTGTTCTACCCGGAGGCCGGCGAGCAGCGCTGCACCGCCGCCCTGCTGCTGGAGGTCGACCCGTTGCGGCTGGCCGGCGCGCGGGGCAAGGGTCGCGGCCGGCAGCAGGCCGCGACCCCGGAGGGCTTCACCCTCGGGCGGTACGTCAACGACCGGCCGTACGCCGCGTCCAGCCTGCTCTCGTCGGCGCTGTCCAGGGTGTACCGGTCGGCCCTGCGCGGCGAGTCCCGCGAGCGCCCGGAGCTGGCCGGTACGCCGATCCCACTGGAGGTGCGGGTGCCGGTGCTGCGCTGCCGGGGCGGCGCGGACGTGGCGGTCCGGATGTTCGCGCCGCTCGGCTGGGCGGTGACCGCCGCCCCGATCCCGCTCGACGAGCGGCACCCGGAGTGGGGCGACAGCCGGTACGTCGACCTGACGCTGACCGGGACGCTGCGGGTCGCCGACGCGCTCAACCACCTCTACGTCCTGCTGCCGGTGCTCGACGACGCCAAGCACTACTGGGTGGCGCCGGACGAGGTCGACAAGCTGCTCCGGGCCGGCGAGGGCTGGCTGGCCGACCACCCGGAACGCGGCACGATCACCCGCCGCTACCTGGCGCACCGGCGGGCGCTGGCGGGATTGGCCCTGGCCCGCCTCGCCGAGCAGCGGCTGGCCGACGAGCCGGCCGGCGCCGACGCGGACACGGTGGACGGGGACGCCGGCGAGGGCATCGTGCGCCAGCCGTCGCTGGCCGCGCGCCGCCGGGAGGCGGTCCTCGCCGCGCTGACGGAGGCGGGCGCGAGCCGGGTGCTGGACCTGGGCTGCGGCGGGGGCGCCCTGCTCGCGGCGCTGGTCGGTGACCGCCGGTTCACCGAGGTCGTCGGCACCGACGTGTCCCCGCACGCGCTGACGACGGCCGCCCGGCGGCTGCGGCTGGAGCGGCTGCCCGAGCGGCAGCGGGACCGGATCCGGCTCTGGCAGTCCGCCCTGACCTACCGGGACGACCGGCTGCGCGGCTACGACGCGGCGGTGCTGATGGAGGTGATCGAGCACGTCGACCCGCCCCGCCTGCCGGCGCTGGAGGACGCCGTCCTCGGCCACGCCCGCCCCGCGACGGTCGTGGTGACCACGCCCAACGTCGAGTACAACGTCCGCTACGAGGGCCTGCCCGCCGGGCGGTTCCGGCACGCCGACCACCGCTTCGAGTGGACCCGCGCCGAGTTCGCCGCCTGGGTCGACCGGGTGTGCGCCACGTACGGCTACACCGCCGCGATCAGCGGGGTCGGCGGCGACGACCCCGAGGTCGGCGCCCCCACCCAGCTCGCCGTGCTGACCCGCAAGGAGGCCCCGTGA
- a CDS encoding SigE family RNA polymerase sigma factor, with protein sequence MTYEEFADSRLAALLRYAVMLTGDPHQAQDLVQDTMVRVQLNWRRVARADSPERYVRRMLTNQYVDWRRGSWMRRVLLRAEPDDAVPVPADHTQHAVDRDQVWSWLSRLPRRQRATLVLRYYEDLPDAEIADILGCAVGTVRSSISRALATLRAEHVEACS encoded by the coding sequence GTGACGTACGAGGAGTTCGCCGACTCACGGCTGGCCGCGCTGTTGCGGTACGCGGTCATGCTGACCGGCGATCCGCACCAGGCGCAGGACCTGGTGCAGGACACCATGGTCCGGGTACAGCTCAACTGGCGTCGGGTGGCCCGTGCCGACTCGCCGGAGCGCTACGTACGCCGGATGCTGACCAACCAGTACGTCGACTGGCGGCGGGGCTCCTGGATGCGCCGGGTGCTGCTGCGCGCCGAGCCCGACGACGCGGTGCCCGTGCCGGCCGACCACACCCAGCACGCCGTGGACCGGGACCAGGTCTGGTCCTGGCTGTCCCGGCTGCCGCGGCGGCAGCGGGCGACGCTGGTGCTGCGCTACTACGAGGACCTGCCCGACGCGGAGATCGCCGACATCCTCGGCTGCGCCGTCGGGACCGTCCGCTCGTCCATCTCGCGCGCCCTGGCCACGCTCCGGGCGGAACACGTGGAGGCCTGCTCATGA
- a CDS encoding polynucleotide kinase-phosphatase, whose amino-acid sequence MTTLDIPELALVALVGVSGSGKSTFARRHFAPSQVLSSDAFRAMVADDENDQSASADAFEALHHVAATRLRRGRLTVVDATNLQPHARAALVRVAREHDVLPVAVVLDVPEALAWERTEGRADRTFGRQVLARMQRDLRRSYKQLAREGFRKVHVLRGVEEIDAAEIRYEKLFNDRRELTGPFDVVGDVHGCRAELEALLTRLGWELRRDERGRPVDATHPSGRTAVFVGDLVDRGPDSPGVLRLVMGMVAAGHAICVPGNHEQKLLRRLRGREVRLTHGLAETMEQLAAEPDSFVAEVAGFIDGLVSHFVLDGGRLVVAHAGLKEAYQGRASGRVRSFALYGETTGETDEYGLPVRYPWAREYRGSAMVVYGHTPAAVPEWVNNTICIDTGCVFGGRLTALRYPERELVSVPAEREWYAPARPLTAAPARPDQVLELTDVTGRRHIEHAYGSLTVPAENAAAALEVMSRFAVDPRWLAWLPPTMAPCSTATTGGFLEHPAQAFADYRAAGVDRVVCEEKHMGSRAVVLVCREADGGPFGPGGGVVHTRTGRPFFGEPLDTELLDRVRSAVGAAGLWDELGTDWLLLDCELLPWSAKAGGLIREQYAGVGAAGRAALPAALAVLDAAVGRGLPVEGLRDRTARRRDEVVAYSDAYRAYVGPTDGLRGVTLAPFAVLAGAKASYADRDHGWHLALADRLCAADPEFFTPTRRQVVDLADPATETAATRWWLDLTAAGGEGMVVKPYAGPGARSERGSLLQPGIKCRGREYLRIVYGPGYDEPEQLTALRRRSLGRKRGLALREHGLGLAALDALVAGAPLWRRHELVFAIMACESEPVDPRL is encoded by the coding sequence GTGACCACCCTCGACATTCCCGAGCTGGCCCTGGTCGCGCTGGTCGGCGTCTCCGGCTCCGGCAAGTCCACCTTCGCGCGCCGGCACTTCGCGCCCAGCCAGGTGCTCTCCTCCGACGCGTTCCGGGCGATGGTGGCCGACGACGAGAACGACCAGTCCGCCTCCGCCGACGCCTTCGAGGCGCTGCACCACGTCGCCGCCACCCGGCTGCGGCGGGGCCGGCTCACCGTGGTGGACGCGACCAACCTCCAGCCGCACGCCCGGGCCGCCCTGGTGCGGGTGGCCCGCGAGCACGACGTGCTGCCGGTGGCCGTCGTGCTGGACGTGCCCGAGGCGCTGGCGTGGGAGCGCACCGAGGGCCGCGCCGACCGCACCTTCGGCCGGCAGGTGCTCGCCCGGATGCAGCGCGACCTGCGCCGGTCGTACAAGCAGCTGGCCCGGGAGGGCTTCCGCAAGGTGCACGTGCTGCGCGGCGTGGAGGAGATCGACGCCGCCGAGATCCGCTACGAGAAGCTGTTCAACGACCGGCGGGAGCTGACCGGGCCGTTCGACGTCGTCGGCGACGTGCACGGCTGCCGCGCCGAGCTGGAGGCGCTGCTGACCCGGCTCGGCTGGGAGCTGCGCCGCGACGAGCGGGGCCGGCCGGTGGACGCGACGCACCCGTCGGGGCGTACCGCCGTCTTCGTCGGTGACCTGGTGGACCGCGGCCCGGACTCCCCCGGCGTGCTGCGCCTGGTGATGGGCATGGTCGCCGCCGGGCACGCGATCTGCGTGCCCGGCAACCACGAGCAGAAGCTGCTGCGCCGGCTGCGCGGCCGGGAGGTGCGGCTCACCCACGGGCTGGCCGAGACGATGGAGCAGCTGGCGGCCGAGCCGGACAGCTTCGTGGCCGAGGTGGCGGGCTTCATCGACGGCCTGGTCAGCCACTTCGTGCTCGACGGCGGCCGGCTGGTGGTCGCGCACGCCGGGCTGAAGGAGGCCTACCAGGGCCGCGCGTCGGGCCGGGTGCGCTCCTTCGCGCTGTACGGCGAGACCACCGGCGAGACCGACGAGTACGGGCTGCCGGTGCGCTACCCGTGGGCGCGGGAATACCGAGGCTCGGCGATGGTGGTCTACGGGCACACGCCGGCCGCCGTGCCGGAGTGGGTGAACAACACCATCTGCATCGACACCGGCTGCGTCTTCGGCGGCCGGCTCACCGCGCTGCGCTACCCGGAGCGGGAGCTGGTCTCGGTGCCGGCGGAGCGGGAGTGGTACGCCCCGGCCCGGCCGCTGACCGCCGCACCGGCCCGGCCCGACCAGGTGCTGGAGCTGACCGACGTGACCGGCCGGCGGCACATCGAGCACGCCTACGGGTCGCTGACGGTGCCGGCGGAGAACGCCGCGGCGGCGCTGGAGGTGATGAGCCGCTTCGCGGTCGACCCGCGCTGGCTGGCCTGGCTGCCGCCGACGATGGCGCCCTGCTCGACGGCGACCACGGGCGGCTTCCTGGAGCACCCGGCGCAGGCGTTCGCCGACTACCGCGCGGCGGGCGTGGACCGGGTGGTCTGCGAGGAGAAGCACATGGGCTCGCGGGCGGTGGTGCTGGTCTGCCGGGAGGCCGACGGCGGGCCGTTCGGGCCGGGCGGCGGGGTGGTGCACACCCGCACGGGCCGGCCGTTCTTCGGCGAGCCGCTCGACACCGAGCTGCTCGACCGGGTCCGGTCGGCGGTCGGCGCCGCCGGGCTCTGGGACGAGCTGGGCACCGACTGGCTGCTGCTCGACTGCGAGCTGCTGCCCTGGTCGGCGAAGGCGGGCGGCCTGATCCGCGAGCAGTACGCCGGGGTCGGTGCCGCCGGCCGGGCCGCGCTGCCGGCGGCGTTGGCCGTGCTCGATGCGGCCGTCGGTCGGGGCCTGCCGGTGGAGGGGCTGCGCGACCGGACGGCCCGCCGCCGCGACGAGGTCGTCGCCTACTCCGACGCCTACCGGGCGTACGTGGGGCCGACGGACGGGCTGCGCGGGGTGACCCTGGCCCCGTTCGCGGTGCTGGCCGGCGCGAAGGCCAGCTACGCCGACCGGGACCACGGCTGGCACCTCGCGCTGGCCGACCGGCTCTGCGCGGCCGACCCGGAGTTCTTCACGCCCACCCGTCGGCAGGTGGTGGACCTGGCCGACCCGGCAACCGAGACGGCGGCCACGCGGTGGTGGCTGGACCTGACCGCGGCCGGCGGCGAGGGCATGGTGGTCAAGCCGTACGCCGGGCCGGGCGCCCGATCGGAGCGGGGCTCGCTGCTCCAGCCGGGGATCAAGTGCCGGGGCCGGGAGTACCTGCGGATCGTCTACGGTCCCGGGTACGACGAGCCGGAGCAGCTCACCGCGTTGCGCCGCCGGTCGCTGGGGCGCAAGCGGGGGCTGGCGCTGCGCGAGCACGGGCTGGGGCTGGCGGCGCTGGACGCGCTGGTCGCCGGCGCGCCGCTGTGGCGCCGGCACGAGCTGGTCTTCGCGATCATGGCGTGCGAGTCCGAGCCGGTCGACCCCCGGCTCTAG
- a CDS encoding TetR family transcriptional regulator — translation MSRADATRARILQAATAEFAAGGIAGARVDRIAAAAEVNKNLIYVYFHSKGGLFDAVFEAHVTRGLHQVPFTPDDLPGYAGRLFDYYREHPEVVRLATWHRLERGDSGDHDPAVAGDAREAKLDALAGTDGPFRPATLLTLVLAIAGAWTPTSISAIPHTPAAAQDAHECRDAVVEAVRRLIQQFPGP, via the coding sequence ATGTCTCGTGCCGACGCGACCAGGGCGCGCATCCTGCAGGCCGCCACCGCCGAGTTCGCGGCCGGCGGCATCGCCGGTGCGCGCGTCGACCGCATCGCCGCCGCCGCCGAGGTCAACAAGAACCTCATCTACGTGTACTTCCACAGCAAGGGCGGGCTGTTCGACGCCGTGTTCGAGGCGCACGTCACCCGCGGCCTGCACCAGGTGCCGTTCACCCCCGACGACTTGCCGGGATACGCGGGACGGCTGTTCGACTACTACCGCGAACATCCGGAGGTCGTGCGGCTGGCGACCTGGCACCGCCTCGAACGCGGCGACAGCGGCGACCACGACCCGGCCGTCGCCGGCGACGCACGCGAAGCCAAACTGGACGCGCTCGCCGGCACCGACGGGCCATTTCGCCCCGCCACCCTGCTCACCCTGGTCTTGGCCATCGCCGGCGCGTGGACACCGACCAGCATCTCGGCGATCCCGCACACCCCGGCCGCCGCTCAGGACGCCCACGAGTGCCGCGACGCGGTCGTCGAGGCCGTCCGCCGACTGATCCAGCAATTTCCCGGCCCGTGA
- a CDS encoding LPXTG cell wall anchor domain-containing protein, whose protein sequence is MFKHSTRRSLAGLGVAGALLAASATPAVAEEPGDELLLYANNALVAPGGEAKSVTLYAFAEALPERLTLTIDRDGVDGFAAVVLGDRLSGCKEAGAVITCTLDGTEITDYLVNLTVTARDAAAPGDKGELVLSVAAKGMPTATARSTVEVGEGVDLKTERSLELTGDPGATVKAPLSVANVGDRPARGTVLLLASTPGLAPARRHSNCSYLSGFGSNLAQCHFDEELPPGAALQLDDSSALTIASDAWAPGRQYGQAIWFAKGDWAEFIGDFSDAEWEKGSGSALRLVPAPASRARAVKQTDKDTTNNVTWIDATVTGDQRADVAATGAEVTGAAGATVVAKVGFVNNGPAAINSYGPGELLTGALVTVPAGATVVKAPDVCSPGTAEEPTGSYGEPGGRVYFCEWFELRRKGEAAVFEFGLRIDEVGGAPGSVRLLHFGPDEPGKVADLDPKNDIAALTIKGATGGEGGGGEDPELPITGESTGLIAGIGGLLLVAGIGGYVVAKRRRTRFVA, encoded by the coding sequence ATGTTCAAGCACTCCACCCGGCGCTCGCTGGCCGGGCTGGGCGTCGCAGGCGCGCTCCTCGCCGCCTCCGCCACCCCCGCCGTCGCCGAAGAGCCCGGCGACGAGCTTCTCCTCTACGCCAACAACGCGCTGGTCGCGCCGGGCGGCGAGGCCAAGTCCGTCACCCTGTACGCGTTCGCGGAGGCCCTGCCCGAGAGGCTGACCCTCACCATCGACCGCGACGGCGTCGACGGCTTCGCCGCGGTCGTCCTCGGCGACCGGTTGTCGGGCTGCAAGGAGGCCGGCGCGGTCATCACCTGCACCCTCGACGGCACCGAGATCACCGACTACCTGGTCAACCTGACCGTCACCGCCAGGGACGCAGCCGCACCCGGCGACAAGGGCGAGCTCGTCCTGAGCGTGGCGGCGAAGGGCATGCCCACCGCCACCGCGCGTTCCACCGTCGAGGTCGGCGAGGGCGTCGACCTGAAGACGGAGCGCTCCCTCGAGCTCACCGGCGACCCCGGCGCCACGGTCAAGGCGCCGCTCTCGGTGGCCAACGTCGGCGACCGTCCCGCGCGCGGCACGGTGCTGCTCCTCGCCTCGACCCCTGGTCTCGCTCCGGCGCGGCGGCACTCGAACTGCTCCTACCTCTCGGGGTTCGGCAGCAACCTCGCCCAGTGCCACTTCGACGAGGAGCTTCCGCCGGGAGCCGCCCTCCAGCTCGACGACTCGTCCGCCCTGACGATCGCCTCCGACGCCTGGGCGCCGGGCCGGCAGTACGGCCAGGCGATCTGGTTCGCCAAGGGCGACTGGGCCGAGTTCATCGGCGACTTCTCCGACGCGGAGTGGGAGAAGGGCAGCGGAAGCGCGTTGCGGCTGGTGCCGGCACCGGCGTCGCGGGCCCGCGCGGTGAAGCAGACCGACAAGGACACGACGAACAACGTCACCTGGATCGACGCCACCGTCACCGGTGACCAGCGGGCCGACGTCGCCGCAACCGGCGCCGAGGTCACCGGCGCGGCCGGCGCAACGGTCGTCGCCAAGGTCGGCTTCGTCAACAACGGGCCCGCGGCGATCAACTCGTACGGCCCGGGCGAGCTCCTGACCGGCGCCCTGGTCACCGTTCCGGCCGGCGCCACCGTGGTGAAGGCACCCGACGTGTGCTCCCCGGGCACCGCCGAGGAGCCGACCGGCTCGTACGGCGAGCCGGGCGGCCGGGTCTACTTCTGCGAGTGGTTCGAGCTGCGCCGCAAGGGCGAGGCGGCCGTCTTCGAGTTCGGCCTGCGGATCGACGAGGTGGGCGGCGCGCCGGGCTCGGTGCGGCTGCTGCACTTCGGCCCGGACGAGCCGGGGAAGGTCGCCGACCTGGACCCGAAGAACGACATCGCCGCGCTGACCATCAAGGGCGCGACCGGCGGCGAGGGCGGCGGCGGTGAGGATCCCGAGCTGCCGATCACCGGTGAGTCCACCGGCCTGATCGCCGGCATCGGCGGCCTGCTGCTCGTCGCCGGCATCGGCGGCTACGTGGTGGCGAAGCGCCGCCGGACCCGCTTCGTCGCCTGA